From Misgurnus anguillicaudatus unplaced genomic scaffold, ASM2758022v2 HiC_scaffold_31, whole genome shotgun sequence:
TGATCAGTAGTTTCTCTCGCCAGCCTTAAGAAGCTTAAACATAACAATTAATAGTACTTAGGGATGTTTATGATCGAGTATTTACATATTTGAATCAGAATCATTACAACTATTATTACAGTAATTTGATATCTTGACAGAATTGTATACATATGGACTTTGGTGAACGTGAATCCCTAGCCCTCAgctgacacacacagacatcaagaatcagagtatgattCTCAACTATGGTGACAAAAGAAAATGGGAAAACAGTTCATCTGCAtaatttattcatgctgcaatgcatgctgggagtcatgaatgagttttgtactatgctgatacccagcatgcattgcagcatgaagcttttcatttgatagtcaccattgttgagattcatagcctgattcttgatgtctgtgtgtgtagtttgcttgtgttttttatttcatttattcccAATGTTTTTAAGATTCCTCTGGCTACCTCAATACTCAGTTTCTGTCACATTATTAGACTACTATAAGGGGTTGCCACCCATCTAACCACTTATGAGCTTCTGTATAAAGTcagtaaattacttttaactCATGACACTAACACCATAATGGTCATTAGTCAGTGATAATACTTTACTTATACTTTTTTGCCATATTCAATGTCTTTCAAATCACATTGAAAAGGCCTGAATAAATATAACACCAAAGGGCAAACCCAAGGATCAAGAGTCCTACTAAAGCAACCGCTGATCACGAGAATGGTAACTATTATTTAGGGATCAGACTATTAGACTACagctgtccaaactcaaaacaacttgcactgacatatcttaaaatacatcaatgccctttgttttgcctgaaaatgcacagaagtaatgttaggcatgtttgttaaaactagttatattttctaattaaactattccttgtttaagataatccctgtccaggaaaccacacCTTATGATTTACTTCTCAGTAAGAgctaatgtacatttaaaataaaatcatactgGTTTGTAATAAGTGAAGATGGTAATGCTGTTTGTGGAGTTGTTTGATGATCTTCGTGTGAGATCTTAGAAAATCTGAGTAAGTTTGAGTCTCATCTAAGTCTGTAAGTTGAGTTTCTGCTTGTTTTCTCTTTAATTCGGTTCTTGTTCATCTTTCATTCAGTGATTGTGTTTGTTAAAagcagctgttcatcattaactcaatcatcacttcattatctcattaacttcaaCATTGGCTCTGTTTCTTTTACTCTTTGTAGTGTGGACACATTAAGCAGTGTTCTTTGACACCAAGGATTTTGCGATGGGGGTTAAAGGGTTAAATGTGTAAGATATAAAAACACAGAATGCTAATGGTTTTTAACAGTCCGAAGGAGACCGTAAAAAAACAGTATCTTGCTGGCAACCAAGCTTCCAGTTGATTACTGTTATTTAACAGAATGTGCTGTTAGTAACAAAAAAACCTAACAGTCAAATTTGCATACAGAAATATGTtaatttcacacagacattagaGAAAAGTccttgtattttgttttttaaaggggacatattatgaaaatcagactttttccatgtttaagtgctataattgtgtccccagtgcttctatcaacctagaaaatgttaaaaagatcaacccaataaattagttttggtaaaccattttctgcaagcatgtgaaaaataggtcattgtaatttggcccttattgtgatgtcagaataaggtaataccgccccctttatctgcactatccaaccacagcacaaccatttagtatggagagaaagagagagataaaatatttcacagcacaattgagtttcaattgcaacaaaccaccatcattgtgatcagtggttgcacttcatccgctcatttgcattttaaatgacacacccaaaacggcacacttttgctcagacctattttagacttagttttcatctttaaaaaaatctcataatatgtcccctttaaatcatgTGAACTTAAAAACTGATCAGGGGATTTACACAAGATGATAATGTGAGATACGtcttagtgtttaatgttttgttttgttaggATTTGTCTCAGTTTTTGGGTTACCATTGTGCTGAAGAGTAGTGTGGTTGTTTAGGTCAAGGATGGGCAGTAAATCATTGATGTTATACtgcctgttgttttattttaaagcagtAATTGTGTAGTTTACTTGTGATGAACTACATGAGATTTGTGTGAAAGTTTAAATGTTTGGAGTTCAATTTTAGAAGGAATATTTGTTTTCAGTGGACTCAAATGAATTAAGTTTACAATACTAACACCACCATGTAAATATATCTATTTATAAACTTGAATGGATCCTGCTATTGGTTTCCTAAATGAAATGAGTTGCTTTCAGGGCATTATAACATTAACATACTGTTAAAATAGGGGAGCTGTAAATTAACGGAAGTAGAACTGTATTTAACAGAGGCAGAACCGCTGTAGATAACACAAACAGTACCATGCtgttaaaataacagttgactGCTGTAGGTAACAAAACAGTATCATGCTGTTTTTCCTAATAACAGTATCCCGCTGTAAATTAACAGTGCAATGCTGGCAACCACAGCTTCCAGCATAATACCGTTTTTTTACAgggacattttttacagtgtgggtaaGTCATGTCTGCTTCAGTTTTAGTCAAACTTTATATAAGTGATTTATTAGACATGTGTTTAATAATAATGATGTTTAACTGTAACTTTACTTACAGAATTAAATGACATATTAAGTCTCATGAGTTGTCTTTGTAAttcatgttgttgtttatttcttcaggtgtgtttggtgagtTTGTGTCAGTGACTGAAGGAGATCCAGTGACTTTATCTGTCAGTCTCACTGAATCACAGAGAGAGGACAGAATCTCCTGGAAGTTTACATCTCAAGAAATAAACGCAGCAGAAATTATCATAGCTGAAACAAAAGACAAGGGAAATGATGTCCGTTTCTACAAAGATAGAGCTGATGGAAGATTCAAAGACagactgaagttaaacaaacatactgGATCTCTGATCATCACAAACACCAACATCACACACACTGGACTTTATAAAGTGAACACAATCCGCACAAGTACCCATCTCAAAACAATCAATCTTACTATCTATGGTGAGTAAAGAAaggaaaacattcaaataaatgtGATATGCGTTGCCATTTCAATATGTTGATGTCTTTTACCTAAAGCTTTATGTTATCATGCattattgattatttttttactgaatactttaatactttatttaatttttaatatgaACTGACCAATAAAATTGTATTAGATTAGGTCTGATCAGTCTGGTCataatttattctttttttttaaaagctcaTCTGCCCGTTGCTGTCATCAGCAGAGTTTCTTCACAatgttcatcatcatcatcaaattgttcattattgtgttcagtgttgaatgtgagagatgtgagtctgtcctggtacaaaggaaacagtttattgtccatcatcagtgtgtctgatctcaacatcagactctctctacctctggaggttgaatatcaggatacaaacacatacagatgtgtactcaacaataccatcacaaaccaaactcaacatctcaacatcacTCAACTCTGTCAGACGTGTTCAGGTATGACTgctattattcttttttatttatttgagaaATCTATTTATAAACAATCATTATATTAAATAgaattttcaaaataaatgttttacaaagtttattttttttttgtaaaaatttccacaaattaCTTTATTTGAGACCAAGAGCAACTATAAGATATATATTCATTGTTACTCATTTCTTTACTCAGATAAGATCTTCTGCTGTCGTAGTTTTACTGAAGCTGTGATCCGATTGGTCGTCTCTGTTCTGGTGGGCGTGGCTGCTGTTGGTTTTGTGGTTTATGACATCAGATCCAGAAGAGATGAAGAGAAGAGGATGAGATCAGATAAACTCCACTAAACCTCTTCAGTTCATTTATTATAGTTATCACACATTATTCATTATATCTAAACAcaatctttattttttctttaaaattattcaTTTGTTCAGCTCGTTGTTCAGTttcttattaaatattattatggATCCAAACTTTATTCAGCTTTGAGTTTCTTCATCAGTGTTTATTGGCGAAATCTCATTTTATTGATCAATTCATTAAACTACAAGTGTAAACTACATCTTATGGATgtgaaaaataaagaaacttgAGAATAATTTTGATTCTGAAGCATCTTTGTATTGATGTCATTGATGATCACTTATAAAAATCCTATAAATCAATGAGATTATGTTTATGATACAGAGTCACATAGACTCACATCCCATAATACTCACAACATTCACTGTTAGATATCTATAACTTGAGATATGAGTGTTGTGTCATCCACTATAGTTCAgtataaaacagaaataaaggTTTGCTTCTGGTGAAGTTCAGATATATAATGATGTATAAATATACAATAACACACAAAATGTTTAGACAGATTTAAAAATGTCTGAATGTCATTGAATTTGATGAAGTGTCTGTGTTTCTGTATAGCTTAGTGGCACAGCATTTTTATTAGCAGCATAAAGCGTTGCTCACTGTAGATAAaaccatctgccaaatgcataaatgtaaatgtgatgaCTCAAAGAGTCatcttttatattttagttCAGTTTCAGTTCAGTGTTTCATCTGTCATATCTCACAGATCTTTCTGTTGGCTTCAGTGTGTAAGAAAATGTAAGCGACAGAAATACATCAGACAATAACAGGATCACAAATTTTAATCGCATATTTGACATTCAAAGCTGTTCAGGCAAAGATTTATAAAGAAAACGTACATGTTTTGGGCCTGttggaggaaaccggagtacctgGAGTAAACCCATACTTACACGGAGatcatgcaaactccacacaagAAGGCCACCTGACCTAACAGGGGCTCAAACCAgagaccttcttgctgtgaggtaACAGTGATAGAATTGTGATTGAATAAGGGTGTTATACGGTCTTCCAAACAGCAGGGGGCGCTGTCTCGAAAAACGAGGAGTCTGAGAATGGGGGTCTCTGATTGGGGGTCTGTAGCTGCAGGCTCCAAGTCTGCAGCTTCATAATATTGGGTTGAGGCGTCAGCCTCCTGAAGTTGTTGATGAACTACATGTGTGATGTCACTTCCTTCATATATACATTATGTTAACGGTATTCACAGACAAaactttgcattttttaaatgtttatagtaattAATGTTAAATTTGTTTATGCTACAGTTCAAATTTGATGAATTTAGTGGTTGTGTTtagcaaatttatttttaaaagataataAATCTCTTTATTTCCAAACATATGTTCATCTTTTAGATTTTAAACAGtatatttattgatttttaaacagatctGATCAGTGATCAGTTCATATGCGTCTCCTAATGACAGATTACACTGCAGCGCCATCTAGTGTTTAAACATGACAACACACTCATAACTATTACACAtacatttatacaacagttatcaaataatcaatcaaatttggtaatatttttttcatatataCATGTTATTCTTATAAAGTGTGTAGAAATGATTTGTTAAAGAAAGTGTATGCGTGTGTTGTATGTGAGGCTTCAGTAATAAATTGTTTTTGTGACATTGATAATTCAGTACTtaagattgtgtgtgtgtataaattcACTCGATGATTTCAAGTTAcctgactgactgacagatgACATAATGATATCAAATAAGCAGAGATTATCGCTAgatgtgttcgacttcatgacGAATGACGTcacgtaccgcgagagcgaagCGAAAAATCATAAGATGAGCCTGATGTCGCATTGTTCTCGCCGtattttgacgtcatccgcTTGCGGGACATCAACAAGCCCAGTGGcggatttagcaaattgggggcccaaagCGAAGGTACGTATGGGCCCCCATCCGAactataaaagtatttttttactccaaaatGAAGATGGAAAGCAGAGGACACACAAAGTGCAGCACTACACAAACCAATAGAGAATAAGTCAacggggcaaaaacagccacggacagtaaatgagggagaaaacattaaatcttatgctgcacaaaaactagcTCTCACCCGCCGTCTCCATAGACCacccctcaaagtaatcagggcagaagcggtcgaaagtggactaAAGAGACGGATTTAGAGAGGTGATATATGCACCTGAGCTGTGATAGAAAGATGGGGGAGCGGGCAGCAACAGGAAGAGTGACTGAATGCGCGGCAGACGTAATCGCCTGcgcattatattaatataattgtaTTTAAATTTCACAGTCGCCCCAGTGAgacgtttaataaaaaattgtcgCATAGGCAGGGAAAATACTCGCAAAATGCGACTATTTACTCGCAGTCTAAGCCCTGTAGGGTTAAACTTGTTTTTTCTTTAGTAACGTTATTGACTTCAccacaaaatcatttttatcAATGTTGACTCACCAAAGCCCCATTTTCGCATTTATATTTGTCTTGATACGTCTCTGTTCGTGTACTTTCACAGTCCCGTGTcactttgtgtttatctttcgcGCCGCAGCGCGCACCGTTATGGACTAGTCCATTTAATTGTGAAAGAAGGGGGTGTAAGTTTGTGGTGACAGAACATGAACTGGACATTTTAACTACTATTTCAAAGTTTCAATGTATTTCTTAAGAATATGAATACAATTTACAATGCTTTTGAAGTGTTCATGATGAtaagggttttatttatttatgtagacTATTTATTAGGTTGGCTACTTAGGTTGTTGTTTAtttcttcaggtgtgtttggtgagtttgtgtcagtgatggagggagattctgtgACTTTATCTGTCAGTCTCACTGAATCACAGATTAAAGAGGGAATCTCCTGGAAATTTAGATGTCAAGAAATGACCGTACCAGAAACAACCATAGCTGAACTAGAAGATAAGGGAAATAATGTCCGTTTCTATAAAGACAGAGTTAAAGGAAGATTcaagttaaacaaacacactggATCTCTGACCATCACAAACACCAACATCACACACACTGGACTTTATGAGGTCATCAACACCAAAAAAAGACCAACTTAAAACATTCAATCttactgtctatggtgagtaaagAAAGgataaacattcaaataaatgtGATATACGTTGCCATTTCAATATTTCATGTCTTTTACCTAAAGCTTTATGTTATCATACATTATCAATTATTTTCTTTACtgtatactttaatactttatttaattttaaatataaactgaCAAATAAAATCTAAGATTCACTTATCAGATCCTATTTAGTTTtcttttaattctttttttaagATCGCCCGCCAGTTCCTGTCATCAGATTGTGTTTGTCCTGGTATAAAATTTATTGTTCTGATGTGTGCGTCCTTGAGACTGTAAGTTATATTTCTTCATGTTTGAGATACTATTGTTTACGTGCATTAAGAATTGTGCATCAAGTTTATATGTGTACTAATCTACGGTCATGTCAagcataactgttttaagttaGCTCATTGTTGCAATCGCCCATATTAATAGCATAATATTCAATCCTTTGTATATGTTTTGTTGCTAAATTAGTATGTTAGCATTTAATTTACTAACAGACATACATTATTGGATGTATCGCAATAATCTGTGTTAGATGGTATTTGGGTTATTACTGAGGTAATAGCGCCGTCTAGCGGCCATTTGTGAATATTTCACCCAGTTCTACATATGTTTCATTTGACGGTTTGTTCATTAAAGGTAttttgcggaggattttctttttccgggtggatcaccaagactattggtcctcctagttgtcaatcaggagtgttgcgcaattgcattttctaaaaaagtggacaaggcggttcttttctaaaattcgagaaaatcctccgctacacctttaaatgtatgcaatgtctaaatgtatactttagtatattACTTGTAAATTTATGTTAAATGCATCTATTATTTGTTGTACTTCAGAAACCACACAGAAAAGAATGTAAATGACTGAACACGATTCAAGTGGATTTTGCTAGAATAAATAAGGGACTTTGAGCTATAGATGTCGTGAAAAATCTATTATTGCATCATACTATAACCTTCTGATCGAGGTTGAGGACAAGTGTTAACACATCAGcatctcacacacatacatctaGAACAGTTGTGATCCAATTGGTCGTCTCTGTTCTGGTGGGCGTGGCTGCTGTTGGTTTTGTGGTTTATGACATCAGATCCAGAAGAGATGAAGAGAAGAGGATGAGATCAGATAAACCCCACTAAACCTCTTCAGTTCATTTATTATAGTTATCACACATTATTCATTAAACACAAtctttattatttctttaaaatacttCATTTGTTCAGTTCAGATCCAAACTTTATTCAGCTTTATTTTCTTCATCAGTGTTTATTGGCAAAATCTCATTTTATTTATCAATTCATTAAACTACAAGTGTGAACTACATCTGATacatgtgaaaaataaataaattttgatTCTGAAGCATCTTTGTATTAAAATGACTTTAAGAAGGGAAGGGGAAAGTTTAAAACTAAATCTCTCGCTCTGTTCTCCAGGTGGGTCGTGGTCCAGAGCAATGGAAGAGGGGAGGGGTGTGTACCTCAGGCTTTCTCCGCCCGGCTCGTATttcccgtggcgccctcctcttcttcctggaggcagaaacaaaaataaaatgaatgttgGAACAGCGGCGCGTGTGTGTATCCGGACCGTACCCCTAGTCACGGGTATATCTCTCTTCCTGCACAGGTGGCTGGTCAAACACACAGAGGGGTTGCGTCACACGGCTGGGGGTctctctctcacctctccagcggACACGACACACAATAGGTATGGTAGGTATAAtctctccttctctctcctCCTTCACACAGGCTGCTGTCTGGAACGCACAGAATGGTTAGTACGCACTGggggtttctctcacctctccagcggACACGGCATACAGTAAGTATGGTAGGTAtgatctctctttctctctctctttctgcacAGGCTGCTGGCTGGGACACACAGAATAGTTAGTACACACTGggggtttctctcacctctccagcggACACGGCATACAATAAGTATGGTAGGTAcgatctctctttctctctctttcttcacaGGCTGCTGGCTGGGACACACAGAATAGTTAGTACACACTGggggtttctctcacctctccagcggACACGGCATACAGTAAGTATGGCAGGTAtgatctctctttctctctcttcctgCACAGGCTGCTGGCTGGGATACACAGAATAGTTAGTACACACTGggggtttctctcacctctccagaGGACACGGCATACAGTAAGTATGGTACGTATGATCTCTTCTATAATTCCCTTACTTCCACACGTGGCTAGTCGACAATCAATGCAAGTATAGGCTTCATTTGGGTGACCCCGTCTTCTCCTTCTTCCCCGGAATTCGGTATGGCGTTGTTTATACGACTCAGTCTACGTTACTAGAGGCTATAGTCACCCGAGCTGGTTTTCCTCCGGCACTCCCACCACACTGCTCCGCGGTAGGGCCGTCCTTTTTCCCACTAACAGTTTGTCACACAACAGGTTAACAGCAAATGTCTAAAGGTAGTTATTTGTACTCACAAGCACCGCACGGTATGCTCCGTTGGCAGTCTTTCCTCCCACACAAGTTCACATCCACAGCCGCAGACAAGTTAGCGTGTACACATACGACACGATGTTTACACCAATAAGGTCAGTAACTCTTGTTTCCTTCAAATGGTTTGTTACTCACTCTAACGCCGATTTCTCTCGTTATTTCGTTTCAGGTTCCAGCAATATGCTTTCCTTCGTCCCAATACAGCCACGCCAGCCCAGCCTGAAGAGAATACACAACACAGCAGCAACGCCAACACACGCCAACCAAGACTCCAACAATCGACTCCCACTGCGTTTTTAGACGATAACTTTATACTCCCCGGATCCGTTGTCTCCCCCAATCAGCAACCGCTGCGGTTAATCCGCCGCACCTGCGACCGATTTGCTGACTTTGCGCTTGCGGGgtttaccggaagttccggtgttcgCGATCTTCCGTCTGAACAGAAACGCTTCCGAGCGGAACAAAACTCTCCAACTCCCCTAAGCGATCGTCACCCTGTGACATAAATGTGCACACAAATGCTTgataatttttgtaaacatttttatctttTAGTTTATTTTCAGATACATATATAAACAGAGAGAAGAAAGATGAACCACATCATTATTTGTGGTTTAACAGATCTGATCTGTGATCAGTTCAGCTGTGTCTCTTCATGCAGATTATTTGGGTGTATTATAGATGTGAGTGACATTGAGATCTCATCCAACAACATCAACTATAGGAAACACACGACAGCTAAAACAAGAAGTGTTGATCAGACTCAACTCACTTCTGTATTACTCACTCAACATTATATTCATTTATCAGTTATAAGATATCTGTTTTCTCTTCAGTTATTATTTAGATCTGTCCTGATGGAGAAGATGAATGATGTGATTTTcttctgtttgtgtttgtggAGTCTGTCTGGTAAGTTTTCAGTTTAAGtacagaataaaacatttagGGGTAGTTTACAAGACAGAGCTTTAGTCTCAGATTAAAATGCACGTTTAAGtgacttaatttaaaaatatcttgtcttgacatatcttaaaatacatcagtgccgtTGTTTTGTGTCAAGATGCACAGtatcagtaatgtttttattgtaaggtttgtttgtactTTAATGTCGTAATATAAGCAGTGTTCTAATGTCCCATAGAAATATTCAGTTAATCGAAACATTTAAATGAGCaactttataatataatatgacCAAAACACATTGATCCAACTAGAGTCAAACGTGTAAAATGAAATTTAATATCAAAGTAATTATATGGTTTGTTGAGAAGAGCCGAGAGCTTCTGCTGATCACTGCAGATACAAAATAT
This genomic window contains:
- the LOC129453010 gene encoding uncharacterized protein, whose translation is MEKMNDVIFFCLCLWSLSGVFGEFVSVTEGDPVTLSVSLTESQREDRISWKFTSQEINAAEIIIAETKDKGNDVRFYKDRADGRFKDRLKLNKHTGSLIITNTNITHTGLYKVNTIRTSTHLKTINLTIYAHLPVAVISRVSSQCSSSSSNCSLLCSVLNVRDVSLSWYKGNSLLSIISVSDLNIRLSLPLEVEYQDTNTYRCVLNNTITNQTQHLNITQLCQTCSDKIFCCRSFTEAVIRLVVSVLVGVAAVGFVVYDIRSRRDEEKRMRSDKLH